In one Mucilaginibacter ginsenosidivorax genomic region, the following are encoded:
- a CDS encoding metal-dependent transcriptional regulator → MNTLAEENYLKCIYHLATGAGMASTNQIAASLNTKASSVTDMLKKLADKALINYTRYQGVSLTAAGEKIAIGIIRKHRLWEYFLVEKLNFKWDQVHDMAEEMEHISSEELIDRLDEFMGHPKHDPHGDPIPDCNGKFKPAELKPVSALTINDCGVISGVRDHTSPFLQYLEKQQLTIGKKITITDIIEYDHSVALKLDTNKEVHISREVANNLLIAL, encoded by the coding sequence ATGAACACGTTAGCCGAGGAAAACTATTTAAAATGTATTTACCACCTGGCAACAGGTGCCGGAATGGCCAGCACCAATCAAATTGCGGCATCATTAAATACCAAGGCTTCATCGGTAACAGATATGCTGAAAAAGCTGGCAGATAAAGCGCTTATTAACTACACCCGTTACCAGGGTGTAAGCCTTACGGCAGCCGGTGAAAAGATAGCGATTGGCATTATTCGTAAACACAGGCTTTGGGAGTACTTTTTGGTTGAGAAACTGAACTTTAAATGGGACCAGGTACACGACATGGCCGAAGAAATGGAGCACATCTCGTCGGAAGAGTTGATTGACCGGCTTGACGAATTTATGGGCCACCCAAAGCATGATCCTCATGGCGACCCGATACCGGATTGCAACGGCAAGTTTAAACCAGCCGAGCTTAAGCCGGTTTCGGCATTAACAATTAACGATTGCGGGGTAATTTCGGGAGTGCGCGACCATACATCGCCATTTTTACAATACCTGGAAAAGCAACAGCTCACCATCGGCAAAAAAATAACCATTACCGATATCATCGAATATGATCATTCGGTAGCATTAAAACTCGATACAAATAAAGAAGTACACATTAGCCGCGAGGTTGCCAACAATTTACTGATAGCCCTATGA
- a CDS encoding Lrp/AsnC family transcriptional regulator, which produces MGAELDKIDLQILKILQENGRITNLQLSNEIGLSPAPTLERVRKLENAEYIKSYHALVDEEKLGLGIKTFIQISLDFHQKNTIQTFLDEIKNIKEVTECHHVTGQCDFLLKCYVRDIKSYEQLIMEKISRITVVKTFQTMMIMSTSKKEPIVPLEY; this is translated from the coding sequence ATGGGCGCTGAATTAGATAAAATAGACTTACAGATACTGAAGATATTACAGGAAAATGGAAGGATAACCAACCTTCAATTATCCAATGAAATTGGCCTTTCGCCGGCGCCAACGCTTGAGCGTGTGCGGAAGCTGGAAAATGCCGAATACATTAAAAGTTATCATGCCCTGGTTGATGAAGAAAAACTGGGCCTGGGTATTAAAACCTTTATCCAGATTTCGTTAGATTTTCATCAAAAAAACACCATCCAAACTTTTTTAGATGAGATAAAAAATATCAAAGAAGTAACCGAGTGCCACCACGTAACCGGCCAGTGCGATTTTTTACTAAAGTGCTATGTCCGCGACATTAAATCATACGAGCAACTGATTATGGAAAAAATAAGCCGCATCACCGTTGTAAAAACCTTCCAAACCATGATGATCATGTCGACCAGCAAAAAGGAACCGATAGTGCCGTTGGAATACTAA
- the ung gene encoding uracil-DNA glycosylase: MANSLDPSWQAVLQPEFDKPYMIKLKQFLLKEKESGQIVYPKNADIFNAFNTTHFDDVKVVILGQDPYHGAHQAHGLSFSVQKGIAIPRSLSNIYKELKTDIPGFTIPTHGNLEEWAKQGVLLLNATLTVRASTPGSHQKQGWEEFTDEVIKTISDKKEGIVFILWGAFAQSKAALIDEKKHFIIKSAHPSPFSADRGFFGSKPFSKTNEILRKEGKKEIDWQVH; encoded by the coding sequence ATGGCTAATTCATTAGACCCATCATGGCAGGCGGTTTTACAACCCGAATTTGACAAGCCTTACATGATAAAACTGAAACAATTTCTGCTGAAGGAAAAAGAATCGGGACAAATAGTTTACCCCAAAAACGCAGATATTTTTAACGCTTTTAATACCACCCATTTTGATGATGTTAAAGTAGTTATCCTGGGGCAGGATCCTTATCATGGCGCACACCAGGCACACGGGCTATCATTTTCTGTTCAAAAAGGGATAGCTATCCCGCGGTCGTTATCCAATATTTACAAGGAATTAAAAACCGATATCCCAGGCTTTACCATCCCCACACATGGAAACCTGGAAGAATGGGCCAAACAAGGCGTATTGCTATTAAACGCCACATTAACCGTTAGGGCAAGCACACCAGGCTCGCACCAGAAACAGGGCTGGGAAGAATTTACCGACGAGGTTATCAAAACCATATCCGATAAAAAAGAAGGCATTGTATTTATACTCTGGGGAGCCTTCGCCCAATCAAAAGCAGCACTGATTGATGAAAAAAAACACTTCATCATCAAAAGCGCCCATCCTTCGCCCTTCTCGGCCGACAGGGGCTTTTTCGGCAGTAAGCCATTTTCAAAAACTAACGAGATATTGAGAAAAGAAGGTAAAAAAGAGATTGATTGGCAGGTTCATTAG
- a CDS encoding DUF2892 domain-containing protein, producing the protein MSNIVRLVVACVFFGAAVALCAFGFWGWGILVLLFGGIVLLSFFFNENMILAQYFLRKENSEKAEAWLLKITDYEKQLHKNQHGYYNLLVGLIESRKAPMKSEKYFKKSLQLGMKMSHNIALAKLSLAGISMAKRNKREAQMYLSEASKDDKNKLLTEQIKMMKGQLAQMDKQVVRGGYRQF; encoded by the coding sequence ATGTCAAATATCGTTCGGTTAGTAGTAGCGTGTGTATTCTTTGGCGCAGCCGTTGCGCTTTGTGCTTTTGGCTTTTGGGGCTGGGGGATTTTAGTATTGTTATTTGGTGGTATTGTACTGTTAAGCTTCTTTTTTAACGAAAACATGATACTGGCGCAATATTTTTTGCGCAAAGAGAATTCCGAAAAAGCCGAAGCCTGGTTATTGAAAATTACCGACTATGAAAAACAATTGCATAAAAATCAGCATGGGTATTACAACCTGCTGGTCGGTTTGATCGAATCGCGCAAGGCGCCGATGAAATCTGAAAAATACTTTAAGAAATCATTACAACTGGGCATGAAAATGTCGCACAATATAGCATTGGCTAAATTAAGCCTGGCAGGTATCTCGATGGCAAAACGCAACAAACGCGAAGCGCAGATGTATTTATCCGAAGCATCAAAAGATGATAAGAATAAATTACTTACCGAGCAGATAAAAATGATGAAAGGCCAGCTGGCACAAATGGATAAACAGGTAGTAAGAGGCGGATATCGCCAGTTTTAA
- a CDS encoding glycosyltransferase family 1 protein translates to MKNYESLLDATNDLFKRGYTANLSLEGDTIDDKAQAIHMGADDFIIDEFYRFEGASNPDDMSIVYAVSSPKYNLKGVLVNAYGTYADDSSSAIHAKLRHGQVSHNLHGEDRPQA, encoded by the coding sequence ATGAAAAATTACGAGAGCTTACTTGATGCCACCAATGATCTTTTCAAACGTGGATATACAGCCAACCTTAGCCTGGAAGGCGACACGATAGATGATAAAGCCCAGGCGATTCATATGGGGGCCGACGATTTTATAATTGACGAATTTTACCGTTTTGAAGGCGCCAGCAATCCCGATGATATGTCGATAGTATATGCGGTATCATCACCCAAATATAACCTTAAAGGCGTATTAGTGAATGCTTATGGCACGTATGCCGATGATAGTTCGTCTGCCATACACGCTAAACTGCGTCATGGCCAGGTGAGCCATAACTTACACGGGGAAGATAGACCGCAGGCGTAA
- a CDS encoding hydrolase: protein MLKFTNVRLLFAALMAAGALMSGCQKNGSLPAQNASATQNTTKLKTEAVSLTQGFEVGSTSPKTAYDVSPTGSSSGDNVTLSGNSWNLYDALIGNLSGDLKAGSWAARIRNTGKITMLFDVTTGISTVTVKSGTYGTDGASTWGLFYSVNGGSSWTQAGSTITSTTTLTLSTFTITGVTGTARIEIRKLSGGTNRVDIDDITINDNGGTGGGGTVLTGKKFLFDASHLENAGSADWQIDADGTESVPIYTGGTTVETKAQRIPTPSYTGITSGTAETYWKGALSSWAIELVKRGELVETLPSGSTITYGTSAAQDLSNYDVFVVCEPNRLFTAAEKTALMNFVANGGGLFMIADHTAATTAGTDANGYNPSDRDGDGYDSPRVWNDLMTNNGINNNNPFGFSVNYVDISESPSTNVYTGTNASAQLVLNGAAGTASKLAFYNGSTATLIPANNSSVQGLFWRNSATNGGTANAMALLATYGSGRVVWIGDSSDADDGTGDTNDSLFNGWSGDAPSGYTSHPALHLNASLWLAKAQ, encoded by the coding sequence ATGCTAAAATTTACCAATGTAAGGCTGCTTTTTGCTGCCTTGATGGCTGCCGGTGCGCTTATGAGCGGCTGCCAAAAAAACGGCAGTTTACCCGCTCAAAATGCCTCTGCCACGCAAAACACAACAAAACTAAAAACTGAAGCGGTATCACTTACCCAGGGTTTCGAGGTTGGTTCAACAAGCCCAAAAACGGCTTATGATGTATCACCTACAGGCTCAAGCAGTGGTGATAACGTCACACTATCGGGCAACTCATGGAATTTGTACGATGCTTTAATTGGCAACCTCTCTGGCGATTTAAAGGCGGGCTCATGGGCAGCACGCATCCGCAATACAGGTAAAATTACCATGTTGTTTGATGTTACCACCGGCATTAGCACCGTTACCGTAAAAAGCGGCACTTATGGCACTGATGGCGCAAGCACATGGGGGTTGTTTTACTCTGTAAACGGCGGCAGCAGCTGGACACAGGCCGGATCAACCATTACCAGTACTACAACCTTAACCTTATCAACTTTTACAATCACTGGTGTAACCGGTACCGCACGTATCGAAATCCGCAAATTAAGCGGTGGCACTAACCGTGTGGATATAGATGACATCACTATAAATGACAACGGCGGCACCGGCGGCGGCGGCACCGTACTTACAGGTAAAAAATTCCTGTTTGATGCCAGTCATCTTGAAAATGCGGGCAGCGCCGATTGGCAAATTGATGCCGATGGCACCGAGAGCGTGCCAATTTATACCGGCGGCACCACTGTAGAAACAAAAGCACAACGCATCCCTACCCCATCATATACCGGCATAACATCAGGCACTGCCGAAACTTATTGGAAAGGAGCTTTGTCATCATGGGCAATTGAGTTGGTTAAACGCGGTGAACTTGTTGAAACGCTGCCAAGCGGATCGACAATTACCTATGGCACATCTGCCGCACAGGATTTGAGCAATTACGATGTATTTGTGGTTTGCGAACCAAACCGCCTGTTTACCGCCGCAGAAAAAACAGCGCTGATGAACTTTGTTGCCAATGGCGGCGGCTTATTCATGATTGCCGATCATACAGCGGCTACCACTGCAGGCACAGATGCCAACGGCTATAATCCATCTGATAGAGATGGAGATGGCTACGATTCGCCCCGCGTGTGGAATGATTTAATGACCAATAACGGCATTAACAATAACAACCCGTTTGGTTTCAGTGTTAATTACGTTGATATCAGCGAAAGCCCATCAACCAACGTATACACCGGCACCAATGCAAGTGCGCAACTGGTATTAAACGGTGCGGCCGGCACAGCATCTAAGCTGGCTTTTTATAACGGATCGACTGCGACGTTAATACCTGCTAACAACTCAAGCGTACAAGGCTTATTTTGGCGTAACAGTGCCACCAACGGCGGCACAGCAAACGCTATGGCCTTGCTGGCAACCTACGGAAGCGGCCGTGTTGTATGGATTGGCGATAGCTCAGATGCCGACGATGGCACAGGCGATACTAACGATAGCTTATTTAATGGTTGGTCGGGCGATGCACCATCGGGATACACCTCGCATCCGGCTTTGCATTTAAATGCCTCGCTATGGCTGGCTAAAGCACAGTAA
- the clpB gene encoding ATP-dependent chaperone ClpB codes for MNFNNFTIKAQEAVQKASEIATGNQQQAIEPAHLLKGLLLVDENVISYLLKKLNVNLNRLNDVLDTQIASFPKVSGSNVYLSSDSNSALQKAQGYLKEFKDEFVSVEHILLGLLAAGGKVSGALKDFGVNEKDLKKAIIALRGDSKVTDQNAEATYNALNKYARNLNEYAESGKLDPVIGRDDEIRRVIQILSRRTKNNPILVGEPGVGKTAIAEGIAFRIIKGDVPESLKTKTVYSLDMGALIAGAKYKGEFEERLKAVIKEVTQSDGEIILFIDEIHTLVGAGGGEGAMDAANILKPALARGELRSIGATTLNEYQKYLEKDKALERRFQKVMVEEPDAADAISILRGLKERYETHHKVRIKDEAIIAAVEMSQRYIADRFLPDKAIDLMDEAASKLRLEMDSVPEVVDELERRIMQLEIEREAIKRERDDRKVSELSEEIANLSAERDSLRAKWQGEKDLVDGINTKVELIENYKLEAEQAERAGDYGKVAELRYGTIVQAQAEVEKLKAALLENQSDSRMLKEEVTADDIAGVVARWTGIPVSKMIQSEREKLLNLESELHKRVAGQEEAIEAISDAIRRSRAGLQDKRKPIGSFIFLGTTGVGKTELAKALAEYLFNDEGALVRIDMSEYQERHAVSRLIGAPPGYVGYDEGGQLTEAVRRKPYSVVLLDEIEKAHPDVFNILLQVLDDGRLTDNKGRVVNFKNTIIIMTSNIGSNIIQENFQTLEDSNRDELIAKTKNELFNLLRATIRPEFLNRIDEIIMFTPLSRNEIQDIVKLQFAQVQHTLAEMGITMEASEEALDWLAQLGYDPQFGARPLKRVIQKKILNELSKQILAGTVDKDSTIKVDMFDNNFVFLNTPKVGEVVG; via the coding sequence ATGAATTTTAACAACTTTACAATAAAAGCACAGGAGGCTGTACAAAAAGCTTCTGAGATTGCTACCGGTAATCAGCAGCAGGCAATTGAGCCGGCGCACCTGTTAAAAGGTTTACTGCTGGTTGATGAAAATGTTATTTCCTATTTACTAAAAAAGCTTAATGTTAACCTTAACCGCCTGAACGACGTACTGGATACCCAGATAGCATCGTTCCCCAAAGTTAGCGGCAGCAATGTTTACTTATCATCTGATAGTAACTCGGCCCTGCAAAAAGCGCAAGGATACTTAAAAGAATTTAAAGACGAGTTTGTATCGGTGGAGCATATCCTGTTGGGCCTGCTGGCAGCCGGCGGCAAAGTAAGCGGGGCGCTTAAAGATTTTGGCGTAAACGAAAAGGATCTTAAAAAAGCCATCATCGCATTACGCGGTGATAGCAAAGTAACCGACCAAAATGCCGAAGCAACCTACAACGCCCTGAATAAATATGCCCGTAACCTGAACGAGTATGCCGAAAGCGGCAAACTTGACCCTGTTATTGGCCGCGATGATGAGATTAGGCGTGTTATCCAGATCCTGTCCCGCCGTACCAAAAACAACCCGATATTGGTTGGCGAGCCGGGCGTTGGTAAAACCGCTATTGCCGAAGGCATCGCTTTCAGGATAATTAAAGGTGATGTACCCGAAAGCCTGAAAACCAAAACGGTGTACTCCTTAGATATGGGCGCATTAATTGCAGGCGCCAAATATAAAGGCGAATTTGAAGAACGCCTTAAAGCCGTTATAAAAGAAGTTACACAAAGCGATGGCGAGATCATTTTATTTATAGATGAGATACATACGCTGGTTGGCGCAGGCGGTGGCGAAGGCGCTATGGATGCTGCCAACATTTTAAAACCGGCCCTGGCCCGTGGCGAATTAAGATCGATAGGTGCAACTACACTTAACGAGTACCAAAAGTATTTAGAAAAAGATAAAGCGCTTGAACGCCGTTTCCAAAAGGTAATGGTTGAAGAACCGGATGCCGCCGATGCTATATCGATATTACGTGGTTTAAAAGAACGTTACGAAACCCACCACAAGGTGCGGATTAAAGACGAAGCCATTATTGCCGCGGTGGAAATGTCGCAGCGTTATATAGCCGACAGGTTTTTGCCGGATAAAGCTATCGATTTGATGGACGAAGCCGCATCAAAACTGCGCCTGGAAATGGATTCGGTACCCGAAGTGGTTGATGAGCTGGAACGCCGCATTATGCAGCTGGAAATTGAGCGCGAAGCTATAAAACGCGAAAGGGACGACCGCAAGGTGAGTGAATTAAGCGAAGAAATTGCCAACCTGTCGGCCGAGCGTGATTCGCTCCGTGCCAAATGGCAGGGCGAGAAAGATTTGGTTGATGGCATAAATACCAAGGTTGAGCTGATTGAAAATTATAAGCTGGAAGCTGAACAAGCCGAACGCGCCGGTGATTATGGCAAAGTAGCCGAATTACGCTATGGTACCATTGTACAGGCCCAGGCAGAGGTTGAAAAACTGAAAGCCGCCTTGCTGGAAAACCAGAGCGATAGCCGGATGCTGAAAGAGGAAGTTACCGCCGATGATATTGCAGGCGTTGTAGCCCGCTGGACAGGCATCCCGGTGAGTAAAATGATACAAAGTGAAAGAGAAAAACTGTTAAACCTGGAAAGCGAGCTGCACAAGCGTGTTGCAGGGCAAGAGGAAGCGATAGAGGCGATAAGTGATGCCATACGCCGCAGCCGCGCCGGTTTACAGGATAAGCGTAAGCCAATAGGGTCGTTCATATTTTTGGGCACAACCGGCGTGGGTAAAACCGAGCTGGCCAAAGCCCTGGCCGAATACCTGTTTAATGACGAAGGCGCCCTGGTGCGGATAGATATGAGCGAATACCAGGAACGCCATGCCGTTTCAAGGCTTATTGGAGCGCCTCCGGGCTATGTGGGTTATGATGAAGGCGGCCAGTTAACCGAGGCCGTGCGCAGGAAACCTTATAGCGTGGTGCTTTTGGATGAGATTGAAAAAGCGCACCCGGATGTATTTAACATATTGTTGCAGGTATTGGATGATGGCCGCTTAACCGATAATAAAGGCCGCGTGGTAAACTTTAAAAATACCATCATCATCATGACCAGCAACATAGGATCAAACATCATCCAGGAAAACTTCCAGACTTTGGAGGATAGTAACCGCGATGAGCTGATAGCCAAAACCAAAAATGAGCTATTTAACCTGTTGAGGGCAACCATTCGCCCTGAGTTTTTAAACAGGATAGATGAGATCATTATGTTTACACCGCTAAGCCGCAACGAGATACAGGACATTGTAAAATTGCAGTTTGCACAGGTACAGCACACCCTGGCCGAAATGGGCATTACCATGGAGGCAAGTGAAGAAGCCCTGGATTGGCTGGCCCAGTTGGGTTACGACCCGCAGTTTGGTGCCCGTCCGTTGAAACGTGTTATCCAGAAAAAAATCCTGAACGAGTTATCTAAACAGATACTGGCCGGCACGGTAGATAAAGACAGTACCATTAAGGTAGATATGTTTGATAACAACTTTGTATTCCTGAACACGCCTAAGGTTGGCGAAGTGGTTGGATAA
- a CDS encoding sensor histidine kinase → MLNTRFFFNSLPVKYRSLYKDFYTYQNLIAVRAASIIFLLLNIIIRVLYVVFPSSLTKAQNFPEFNTSNWVFLVVTPFFLIAANLLILEYKKRKKSTQLMAFTVFLFSLYIITCGMYSSFIATSDPSNSLTLYLIALCLISATVVFEYYETVILIIGIELFFTALLLYSQTSPTQMVYNQLISVVLLSAFYLTSRYFFTYKANSYQQVLQISEKNQLIEGANVFKNQVLGMVAHDLRNPIASVESIAMMMELDEVTEDTQDNLNMIKESCAKARSIIDDLLDAARNENGKPIETERTELNQLLKTAVNSWRTQSKLNIDVIFTSSVNPAYALINKEKFSRVIDNLVSNAVKFSKDNSRVDMRLSQVNKDVIIEVQDYGVGIPQAMLPEIFNRFTRAGRAGLRGEQSTGLGLSIVRQIVESHKGTIQVESTEGKGSVFIVKLPVVNH, encoded by the coding sequence ATGTTGAACACTCGCTTTTTTTTCAATAGCCTGCCTGTTAAGTACAGATCATTGTACAAAGATTTTTACACGTACCAGAATTTGATTGCTGTACGGGCTGCAAGTATCATATTTTTATTATTGAACATTATTATAAGGGTGCTCTATGTTGTTTTTCCGTCGAGCCTTACCAAAGCGCAAAACTTCCCCGAATTTAATACAAGCAACTGGGTATTCCTGGTAGTGACTCCCTTTTTCCTGATAGCTGCCAATTTGCTGATACTGGAATACAAAAAGCGAAAAAAAAGCACCCAGCTTATGGCGTTTACGGTGTTTTTATTTTCGCTGTATATTATTACCTGTGGCATGTATTCCAGCTTTATAGCCACGTCTGATCCAAGTAATTCGCTTACACTTTACCTGATAGCCTTATGTTTGATTAGCGCGACAGTAGTATTTGAATATTACGAAACGGTAATACTTATTATAGGTATAGAGCTGTTTTTTACTGCGTTGCTCCTGTATAGTCAAACATCGCCTACGCAAATGGTTTATAATCAGCTAATTTCGGTCGTGTTGTTGTCTGCTTTTTATTTAACTTCCCGATACTTTTTTACTTATAAAGCCAATAGTTACCAGCAGGTTTTACAAATAAGCGAAAAAAATCAGCTGATAGAGGGGGCAAACGTCTTCAAGAACCAGGTGCTGGGTATGGTTGCGCATGATTTACGTAACCCTATTGCCTCGGTTGAATCGATAGCGATGATGATGGAACTGGATGAGGTGACGGAGGATACGCAGGACAATTTAAATATGATTAAAGAATCGTGCGCCAAAGCCCGCTCCATCATTGACGACCTGCTGGATGCCGCCCGCAATGAAAACGGAAAACCTATTGAAACCGAAAGAACAGAACTGAATCAGTTGCTTAAAACCGCTGTAAATTCCTGGCGTACCCAGAGCAAACTGAACATTGATGTTATTTTTACCAGCAGCGTAAACCCGGCCTATGCGCTCATTAATAAAGAAAAGTTTTCTCGTGTAATTGATAACCTGGTGAGCAACGCCGTGAAATTTTCAAAGGATAACAGCCGTGTTGACATGCGGTTAAGCCAGGTTAATAAAGATGTGATTATAGAAGTTCAGGATTATGGTGTAGGGATACCGCAGGCTATGCTCCCCGAAATATTTAACCGCTTTACCAGGGCCGGCCGCGCCGGCCTGCGTGGCGAACAATCAACAGGCTTGGGGCTCAGTATTGTACGCCAGATAGTTGAAAGCCATAAGGGCACTATCCAGGTTGAAAGTACAGAAGGCAAAGGTTCTGTTTTTATAGTGAAATTGCCGGTGGTTAATCATTAG